A region from the Alnus glutinosa chromosome 5, dhAlnGlut1.1, whole genome shotgun sequence genome encodes:
- the LOC133868992 gene encoding uncharacterized protein LOC133868992: protein MVAKHVDTPNVVLYIVSFQNDRGGDGEDLENNEEGDDGGRVDLNDPWWDDKISDDDDVFEDYLVDSAGPSKMPETDEGVEGDGEDGDGDGDGGDGTEVEGGGESGGESGGTLGDDDGQSRQSSIKMSSFEDVEVDENDSELGRSDILLSPVPVSDEEDGGTSCGTSSHPDVEFHEVDIVNPNLKLRMKFANIQLFREAVKQYNVRRGKDIRFEKNERAKCVAVCRDPGCGYRVYGRQMATEASFEIRSLRPTHSCTRVYKSSIVNSRWIADKLYDKFKVQPDMPLRVIQDEVKRKWNVEVSRSQMYRGRKKAEKKIYGCLGEQYGRLWDYCETLRRTNPGSCVVMKVERPNPNLPAKFQRLYLSLAAMKNGFLEGCRPVIGLDGCFLKGPYKGMLLAAIGRDANNNMYPIAIAVVESETKDSWTWFLECLVSDLGHHERHTAPTFISDRQKGLVPSFDVVMPMADHRICVRHLYANFRDKGFRGVALKELLWKAASAYTEVEFRFQMEEMKKVSPDAFDYLDKIDPSGWSRAWFSDYPKCDLLVNNICECFNSYILKARDKPILTMLEMIRKQLMRRYQLKRDGINKLKGKLCPRIVEKLEAIGEAASDCLSRFAGDGIFEVEQGRRQYAVDLRRRTCGCRQWEVTGIPCAHAHSAITFHGHKPEDYVDSCYSIEMYKKAYAPIIYPMPSEEQWVKTAHDVLDPPRSRKMPGRPRKARV, encoded by the exons ATGGTTGCCAAACATGTGGATACTCCTAATGTAGTcctttatattgtttctttccaaaatgataGAGGTGGGGATGGGGAAGATTTGGAAAATAATGAAGAGGGAGATGATGGAGGTAGGGTTGATTTAAATGATCCATGGTGGGATGATAAAATCAGTGATGATGACGATGTTTTTGAAGATTATCTGGTGGATAGTGCTGGCCCCTCAAAAATGCCAGAAACTGATGAGGGCGTGGAGGGTGATGGggaggatggggatggggatggagATGGTGGTGATGGTACTGAGGTTGAGGGTGGGGGTGAGAGTGGGGGTGAGAGTGGGGGTACTTTGGGTGATGATGATGGCCAGAGTAGGCAATCTAGTATAAAAATGTCATCGtttgaagatgttgaggtgGATGAGAATGACTCTGAACTTGGTAGAAGTGACATCCTATTGTCACCAGTACCTGTCagtgatgaagaggatggtGGGACTTCATGTGGGACTTCATCTCACCCTGATGTGGAGTTCCATGAAGTTGACATTGTCAATCCAAACCTGAAGCTTAGAATGAAGTTCGCTAACATTCAACTATTTAGAGAAGCTGTTAAGCAATACAATGTGAGAAGGGGAAAGGACATaaggtttgagaaaaatgaaagagccaAGTGTGTAGCTGTGTGTAGAGATCCAGGTTGTGGTTATAGAGTGTATGGTAGACAGATGGCGACTGAGGCCTCATTTGAAATAAGGTCCTTAAGACCTACACATTCTTGTACTCGAGTATACAAGAGCTCAATTGTCAATTCGAGGTGGATAGCAGATAAACTTTATGATAAGTTTAAGGTTCAACCAGACATGCCACTGCGAGTGATACAAGATGAAGTCAAGAGAAAATGGAATGTTGAAGTCAGCAGGAGTCAAATGTATAGGGGTAGGAAGAAGGCAGAAAAGAAGATATACGGTTGTCTAGGTGAACAGTATGGCAGGCTGTGGGATTACTGTGAGACTTTAAGGCGTACTAACCCGGGTAGCTGTGTAGTGATGAAGGTTGAAAGACCAAACCCTAATTTGCCTGCTAAGTTTCAGAGACTCTACTTGTCCCTTGCAGCCATGAAGAATGGGTTCTTGGAAGGTTGTAGGCCTGTCATAGGCCTAGACGGGTGCTTTCTAAAAGGACCTTACAAGGGAATGCTACTGGCTGCGATTGGTCGAGATGCCAACAACAACATGTACCCAATTGCAATCGCCGTTGTAGAATCTGAGACAAAAGACAGTTGGACCTGGTTCCTGGAGTGCCTTGTTTCAGATCTTGGTCATCATGAGAGGCACACTGCTCCTACATTCATTTCTGATCGGCAAAAG GGTCTTGTGCCAAGTTTTGATGTTGTTATGCCAATGGCGGATCACCGAATCTGTGTAAGGCATTTATATGCCAACTTTCGAGATAAAGGATTTCGGGGGGTGGCCTTGAAGGAATTGTTGTGGAAGGCAGCATCGGCATATACTGAGGTCGAGTTCAGATTTCagatggaagagatgaagaaagTCAGTCCTGATGCCTTTGACTACCTAGACAAGATTGACCCCAGCGGATGGTCGAGAGCATGGTTCAGTGACTATCCTAAATGTGACCTCCTTGTCAACAATATATGCGAGTGTTTCAACTCATACATCCTGAAGGCACGTGACAAGCCAATTCTGACGATGCTTGAGATGATTAGGAAGCAGCTCATGAGAAGGTACCAACTTAAAAGAGATGGCATCAACAAATTGAAGGGCAAGTTGTGCCCTAGAATTGTTGAGAAGCTTGAGGCCATTGGTGAGGCTGCATCGGACTGCCTATCCCGTTTTGCTGGTGATGGCATATTTGAAGTAGAGCAGGGAAGAAGGCAATATGCTGTGGATTTGAGGAGGAGGACATGTGGTTGCAGACAGTGGGAGGTGACTGGGatcccatgtgcacatgcacATTCTGCCATAACATTTCATGGGCATAAACCGGAGGATTATGTAGATTCATGTTATAGCATTGAGATGTACAAGAAGGCTTATGCTCCCATCATATATCCAATGCCTAGTGAGGAACAGTGGGTAAAGACTGCGCATGATGTATTGGATCCGCCTAGATCAAGAAAGATGCCAGGCAGACCTCGAAAGGCCAGG gtgtaa
- the LOC133868821 gene encoding cysteine-rich repeat secretory protein 38-like, with protein sequence MSSFSIYLLTFALLLQTIYGASPLFHFCSSSENFTTNDLYDSNLRKLLGNLYYQTPPQGFALGSVGQDPYKTYGLALCRGDVEATDCRTCVNEATAEIHKRCPYNKGAMIWYDNCLLKYVNTDFLGKIDNQNKFYMWNLRNVSEPTSFNQKTRELLSLLAKDASATPTLYAVGELELEESKKLYGLAQCTRDLSTSDCFKCLDGIIGELPRCCDGKEGGRVVGGSCNIRYEIYRFVTA encoded by the coding sequence ATGTCTTCCTTCTCGATCTATCTGCTAACATTTGCTCTCCTTCTCCAAACCATTTATGGAGCCAGCCCTCTCTTCCATTTCTGCTCAAGCTCTGAGAACTTCACCACCAATGACCTTTATGATTCAAACCTCAGAAAGCTCTTGGGCAATCTTTACTACCAAACCCCTCCCCAGGGCTTTGCTCTTGGTTCAGTCGGTCAGGATCCCTACAAAACTTACGGGCTTGCTCTTTGTCGTGGTGACGTTGAAGCCACAGACTGTAGGACTTGCGTTAATGAGGCCACCGCCGAAATTCACAAACGCTGCCCGTATAATAAAGGTGCGATGATATGGTACGATAATTGTCTTTTGAAGTACGTCAACACTGATTTCCTTGGCAAAATTGATAACCAGAACAAGTTCTATATGTGGAACTTGAGAAATGTTAGCGAGCCCACAAgctttaaccaaaagacaaggGAGTTGTTGAGCCTACTAGCCAAAGATGCATCTGCGACTCCAACACTGTATGCAGTGGGAGAGCTAGAGCTCGAAGAATCAAAGAAGCTCTATGGTTTGGCCCAATGCACAAGGGACCTTTCTACAAGTGACTGTTTCAAGTGTCTTGACGGTATAATTGGTGAACTTCCTCGTTGCTGTGACGGGAAAGAAGGAGGAAGAGTTGTTGGTGGGAGTTGCAACATAAGATATGAGATTTACCGCTTCGTCACTGCTTAA
- the LOC133869853 gene encoding cysteine-rich repeat secretory protein 38-like has protein sequence MSSFSIYLLTLALLLQTNYGASSYLNHVCSGFENFTTNDPYESNLRKLMGNLYYQTPPVGFGLGLVGHYPYQTYGLALCRGGVEATDCRTCVNQASAEIHKRCPYNKGAIIWYDNCLLKYLNTDFLGQIDNQNKFYLLKLRNVSEPTSFNQKTSELLSLLAKEASATPKLYADGELELGESRKLYGLAQCTWDLSSSDCFECLDGIIGELPRCCDGKEGGRVVGGSCNIRYEIYPFVSTA, from the coding sequence ATGTCTTCCTTCTCGATCTACCTACTAACACTAGCTCTCCTTCTACAAACCAATTATGGAGCCAGCTCATATCTCAACCATGTCTGTTCAGGGTTTGAGAACTTCACCACCAATGACCCTTATGAATCAAACCTAAGAAAGCTCATGGGCAATCTTTACTACCAAACCCCTCCCGTGGGTTTTGGTCTTGGTTTAGTGGGTCACTATCCGTACCAAACTTACGGGCTTGCTCTTTGTCGTGGTGGCGTGGAAGCCACAGACTGCAGGACTTGCGTTAATCAGGCCAGCGCCGAAATTCACAAACGCTGCCCATATAATAAAGGTGCGATTATATGGTACGATAATTGTCTTTTGAAGTACCTCAACACTGATTTCCTAGGCCAAATTGATAATCAAAACAAGTTCTATCTgttgaaattgagaaatgttaGCGAGCCCACAAgctttaaccaaaagacaagtGAGTTGTTGAGCCTACTAGCAAAAGAAGCATCTGCAACTCCAAAACTGTATGCAGATGGAGAGCTAGAGCTCGGGGAATCAAGGAAGCTCTACGGCTTGGCCCAATGCACGTGGGACCTTTCTAGCAGTGACTGTTTCGAGTGTCTTGACGGAATAATTGGTGAACTTCCTCGTTGCTGTGACGGGAAAGAAGGAGGAAGAGTTGTCGGTGGGAGTTGCAACATAAGATATGAGATTTACCCCTTCGTCAGTACTgcttag